One stretch of Pedobacter riviphilus DNA includes these proteins:
- a CDS encoding LysE family translocator encodes MIPFSNLLVFSLAALILVISPGPNMLYLISRSITQGKKAGLISLAGVICGFLFHIVMVSFGLTAVLFAVPYAYDTLRILGVLYLLYLAYQAVKPNSKSIFEAPQDLPHDKPSKLFSIGFLTNVLNPKVAVFYLSFFPQFIKSEYGSVMTQSLQLGITQVLVSFTINLIIVLSASKVAVFFAKSPKWVKVQKWFMASVLMGLAFKMALSKAK; translated from the coding sequence ATGATACCTTTCAGTAACCTACTAGTTTTTTCTTTGGCAGCTTTGATATTGGTGATAAGTCCCGGGCCAAACATGTTGTACCTTATTTCCAGGTCTATTACCCAGGGTAAAAAAGCAGGGTTGATCTCTTTGGCCGGTGTAATCTGCGGTTTTCTTTTCCATATTGTAATGGTATCTTTTGGTTTAACAGCTGTGCTTTTCGCAGTACCCTATGCTTATGATACTTTGAGGATTCTTGGTGTTTTATACTTATTGTACCTGGCCTATCAAGCCGTTAAACCCAATAGCAAAAGTATTTTTGAAGCCCCGCAAGATTTACCACACGATAAACCGTCTAAGTTATTCAGTATAGGTTTTTTAACCAATGTGCTAAATCCAAAAGTGGCAGTTTTTTATCTTTCGTTTTTTCCTCAATTTATAAAATCCGAATATGGTTCTGTTATGACCCAAAGTTTGCAGCTTGGTATTACGCAGGTTTTGGTAAGCTTTACCATTAATTTAATTATTGTACTATCTGCTTCAAAAGTGGCGGTATTTTTTGCCAAAAGTCCGAAATGGGTTAAAGTCCAAAAATGGTTTATGGCAAGCGTGTTAATGGGTTTGGCATTTAAAATGGCATTAAGCAAAGCAAAATAA
- a CDS encoding M20/M25/M40 family metallo-hydrolase, with translation MKYLFASALLCTTLFVNAQDKFGDVFAKINADVQQNSKAYQTLKYETETIGHRLTGSTNGAKAEQYAFDLLKSYGCEVKFQPFEVESWARKTISVEIGNDKNNLTKMKAVTLAHSPVSADVTGEIVDAGNGLEADYQASPEKFKGKIALIYLGVLPGSPAGTKSLHRSEKTAIATKYGAIGVIIINTVKDGVLLTGTASVTGKLISIPAVCIGLEDGTALKEKIKSQPQIAHIAMTNFSGLIKARNVVATFKGTEWPKDKIVVGGHLDSWDLATGAIDNGIGSFAIMDMARTFKKLNLKTKRTVEFVLFMGEEQGLLGSKAYIDQAKKDKTLSQVKFMLNYDMTNDPKGFSTSRAEMKDLFTAWGADIVKIDTGFKNLFNAGAGLHSDHQPFMLEGIPTGGGFGGKLPNNSGPFYHSDGDSFKLVDEQELKNTVRYSAMLTYALANTPKIPVGVQGEEELRAFLESQNLKEPLSIAGEWRWK, from the coding sequence ATGAAATATCTTTTCGCTTCAGCGCTTCTTTGTACCACTTTGTTTGTAAATGCCCAGGATAAATTCGGTGATGTTTTTGCCAAGATCAATGCCGATGTACAGCAAAATTCAAAAGCTTATCAAACACTTAAATATGAAACCGAAACTATCGGTCACCGTTTAACGGGTTCTACAAACGGCGCAAAAGCCGAGCAATATGCTTTTGATTTATTAAAATCTTATGGCTGCGAGGTGAAATTTCAACCTTTTGAAGTAGAAAGCTGGGCCAGAAAAACCATCAGCGTAGAAATTGGTAACGATAAAAACAACCTGACCAAAATGAAAGCGGTTACCTTAGCACATTCGCCGGTTAGTGCAGACGTTACTGGCGAAATAGTAGATGCAGGTAATGGATTGGAGGCAGACTATCAAGCCAGTCCGGAGAAGTTTAAAGGTAAAATTGCACTGATTTATCTTGGTGTATTACCCGGTTCTCCTGCTGGGACAAAATCATTGCACCGCTCGGAAAAGACCGCTATTGCAACAAAATATGGAGCCATTGGGGTGATTATTATCAACACCGTAAAAGATGGGGTACTTTTAACCGGAACCGCTTCGGTAACGGGTAAATTAATTTCAATCCCTGCAGTTTGTATCGGTTTAGAAGATGGTACAGCTTTGAAGGAAAAAATTAAATCGCAGCCGCAGATCGCGCATATCGCCATGACCAATTTCTCAGGTTTGATTAAAGCTAGAAACGTAGTGGCTACTTTTAAGGGAACAGAATGGCCGAAAGATAAAATTGTTGTGGGCGGACATTTGGATAGCTGGGATTTGGCAACCGGAGCAATCGATAACGGTATAGGTTCTTTCGCCATTATGGATATGGCACGGACTTTTAAAAAACTGAATTTAAAAACCAAACGTACCGTAGAGTTTGTGCTGTTTATGGGTGAGGAACAAGGTTTGTTAGGCTCTAAAGCTTATATCGATCAGGCTAAGAAAGACAAAACATTAAGCCAGGTTAAGTTTATGTTGAACTATGACATGACCAACGATCCAAAAGGTTTTTCTACCTCACGTGCAGAAATGAAAGATTTGTTTACGGCTTGGGGAGCTGATATTGTAAAAATAGATACCGGTTTCAAAAATCTGTTTAATGCTGGTGCAGGTTTGCATAGCGATCATCAGCCATTTATGTTAGAGGGGATACCTACAGGTGGTGGTTTTGGTGGTAAACTACCAAACAATTCTGGCCCATTTTATCATTCAGATGGCGATAGCTTTAAATTGGTAGATGAGCAAGAGCTTAAAAATACAGTGCGTTACAGCGCCATGTTAACTTACGCTTTAGCCAATACGCCGAAAATTCCGGTTGGTGTGCAGGGCGAAGAAGAATTAAGGGCTTTCTTGGAATCTCAAAACCTAAAAGAGCCGCTGAGTATTGCTGGTGAGTGGAGATGGAAATAA
- a CDS encoding bactofilin family protein has protein sequence MSCLFPSGNCAASRNKKTQNLEIKNTGKVNGDIKTEAIEIELGAQYNGKLEMHQPGKTENKVAVKA, from the coding sequence ATTTCTTGCCTTTTCCCTTCGGGGAATTGTGCTGCTAGCAGAAATAAAAAAACTCAAAACCTCGAAATAAAAAACACAGGTAAAGTTAATGGCGACATTAAAACAGAGGCTATTGAAATTGAGCTAGGCGCACAATACAATGGAAAACTCGAAATGCACCAACCAGGTAAAACTGAAAATAAAGTAGCGGTGAAAGCGTAG
- a CDS encoding CBS domain-containing protein, giving the protein MKSVKHLLDTKQVRIISVSENISVLDALKVMTEKNISAVLVMENDRLHGIFTERDYARKIILQGKSSKDTLIKEAMTSSPITINLSDSIDYCMELMTDKHIRHLPVVENSEVKGMVSIGDVVKFIIADQKQTISQLESYISG; this is encoded by the coding sequence ATGAAAAGCGTAAAACACTTGTTAGATACCAAACAGGTACGGATTATCTCGGTATCAGAAAATATTTCTGTTTTAGATGCTTTAAAAGTAATGACAGAAAAAAATATCAGCGCGGTATTGGTCATGGAAAATGATCGGCTACACGGCATTTTTACGGAACGCGATTATGCCAGAAAAATCATCCTTCAAGGCAAATCATCAAAAGATACCTTGATTAAAGAAGCAATGACGAGTAGTCCGATCACCATTAATTTAAGCGATAGTATTGATTATTGCATGGAACTAATGACAGATAAACACATCCGTCATTTACCGGTTGTAGAAAACAGTGAAGTAAAAGGGATGGTCTCCATCGGTGATGTGGTAAAATTTATTATTGCAGATCAAAAACAGACCATTTCGCAATTGGAAAGCTATATTAGCGGTTAA